The following proteins are encoded in a genomic region of Hippopotamus amphibius kiboko isolate mHipAmp2 chromosome 8, mHipAmp2.hap2, whole genome shotgun sequence:
- the KCNE4 gene encoding potassium voltage-gated channel subfamily E member 4: protein MLKMEPLNSTHASTAAPSSPLESHVPGSATGNGNEYFYVLVVMSFYGIFLIGIMLGYMNSKRREKKSSLLLLYKDEERLWGEAMKPLPTMPGLRSVQVPMMLNVLQESVAPALSCTLCSMEGDSVSSESSSPDVHLTIQEEGADDELEETSETPLNESSEGSSENIHQNS, encoded by the coding sequence ATGCTGAAGATGGAGCCTCTGAACAGCACACACGCCAGCACCgcagcccccagcagccccctGGAGTCCCACGTGCCGGGCAGCGCCACCGGCAACGGCAACGAGTACTTCTACGTTCTGGTGGTCATGTCCTTCTACGGCATTTTCTTGATTGGAATCATGCTGGGTTACATGAACTCCAAGAGGCGGGAGAAGAAATCCAGCCTCCTGCTGCTGTACAAAGATGAGGAGAGGCTCTGGGGGGAGGCCATGAAGCCGCTGCCCACCATGCCCGGCCTGAGGTCGGTGCAGGTGCCCATGATGCTGAACGTGCTGCAGGAGAGCGTGGCGCCCGCCCTGTCCTGCACCCTCTGCTCCATGGAGGGAGACAGTGTGAGCTCCGAGTCCTCCTCGCCCGACGTGCACCTCACCATCCAGGAGGAGGGGGCGGACGACGAGCTGGAGGAGACTTCGGAGACCCCCCTCAATGAAAGCAGCGAAGGGTCCTCGGAGAATATCCATCAGAATTCCTAG